The Syngnathus scovelli strain Florida chromosome 11, RoL_Ssco_1.2, whole genome shotgun sequence region TTGACTCAGACGGTTTAAAAGCAAGAATTGAATATTTTGTAACAGGGAAAACCTTTCAGGCATGCTTTTTATAAACACATACGTCAACATTTGCTGTgattgttgggaaaaaaaacctgCTGAGCCTCTTCCGTCACTAGTTCTAGTCTAATATCTGCATCGTGATTACTGTTAAGTATTATTTACTGCAGAAGGATTTAAATGTTTAGCGTCCACTCAACGGACAATAAAGCACAAGTAAACTAATCTAAAGTCTCTGATCTCACTGTAGATGATTTTAACAATTTTATTGACTATTGATTCTTTCACGTGCGGTTGTCTCGGATGTATTCACAGATGCACATTTTTGTAAAAGCCAATGCAGGCCGGCCACACCCACATGAGAACATGTTTGGCATTCACATACGAAAACTGTTGCAGTGTGTTGGCGAGGAAGACACACGCTTCTACAGATTTGCTGGCCTACGAGCCAGGCGTTTGATGAGAGACACAAAAGCAGGATGACATCACGCCGAGCAAAGTCTAATTATACGTTGAGTCGAATGACTCAACAATTAATTTgcagttaaatattttttttaaacagaaaaaTGAGTTATGTGGTTTTGATTAGCATTTGATCTCCACATTCATGTCACTCTGATGAATTTTAACTAGTCTCAGTATATTATGAAAGCACTTATTTTGTTGATCAAAACATGTGAGGGACTTGTTTGTTATGATATTTTCCGTTTACAACCAGTGGCACACTATATAGGCCCACCTTGCTCTGTTCAAAACAATCCAATAGAAGAGCACTTTGAAAATTGGAATCCACATAAAACTAGTCAAATGCTACTGCTAATATTATCATGGGGCGATATACCTCATGTCAGCCATACCATCAAGAGGTTCTGAGGATGAACCTCAGCTCGGGACTTCCTATTTAGAGTTTGAATGTTTTCCACatgcttgctgttttttttttgccgggtACTCCCACATTCCTAAAATCATTCACGTGCTGTTAATAGAAGAATCCAAATCAGGGGTATCCCAACTTTTCCCTTCCGAGGACCACGTAtaaaaaaacagaagaaaaaaaattcacattgttTGTATAATGTCGTTATGTAGAAATAAATCAAATCTGAGTTATGCCATATTCTGAAGATTCAATTCAAAGCAAATAATTAAAACACTTCCTTACGATATGGAGATGAAGATATCTTTGCTATATTTATACGTGACAACAATCTCACAGAATGGAGGTAGCAGGGCGGGTTTTTTTCGGTGTCCGATATGAAAGGAGGGTCTGGAAGGCTCTGGATGACTGAGAGGCAAAAGGAAAGACAGAGCCCGGGATTCCACCATGGAATTCCATCATGAAGCTACATGAGTGGTGATGTAAGCATGTCAGATACATACTGTTGCCATATGCAGCCGTATGTAAGTTTATTAGCGGGCACACACGTGGAACTTCCAGACCTGCAGTCTTCCCCTCTTCAAGTCTTCTTCAGGAGCGCCCCTGACAAAAGAGTCTTTATCCCTGCTTTGGTTCTTTCAACATTTTTCCCCCTTAAATATTAATCTCCTGACTTACTGATTTCTGCTCACTCTCCAGCACTAAATAAGAAGAACtagatataaaaaataattcaacaatTGTGGGGAAATTATTTCTCTCAAAGTGATAATGCTGTCAAAACTGGCACTGTAGCTCGTACATTGTGCGATCTTGATGATTGATTTTCTTTGTGTGGTGATTCTCATCTACAttagaagattaaaaaaaaacacacaaatcaaAAACTCACATAAATGATCTCACATTATATGTATATCAAATCTTTGTATGTGTGTATTCAGGAGGATGAAGGCCCCCACAGGACTCTTCTCTGCCTTGGTGCTGCTCCTTCTGATCGGAGCGGTGCTGACCCAGAGGCCTCGGCCAAGGAAGCCCACCAGGCGCCCTACGACCCCCAGGATGCCCTCCGTCCCCCAGCCCGAGCCACAGGAGCCAACGGACATCCCCCCGCTCATCCTCGGCCCGCCTTCCCCTTACCCCGACTGCCCAAGGGAGTGTTTATGCTCCCCAAGCTATCCCAACTCTCTCAACTGCGAGAACCGTAACATCCGTGTGATCCCCGTCATCCCGTTCAGAACCTACTATCTGTACCTTCAAAATAACTACATCTCAGAGGTGGTGGCGGATGCTTTCGTTAATGCCACAGAGATCCGTTGGATCAACCTGGCAAACAATCGTATTCACCGGATAGACAAACAGGTAGGACGGGCTTCCCTTGCTCAATGTGCATTGGCAAAATGCCTGGAGAGTTGACAATGTTCTATTTTCATCCTTTGCGTAGGTGTTCCAGAAAATACCCGCGCTATTGTACCTCTACGCCCAACAAAACCAGCTCAAAGAAGTGCCATCTGGCCTTCCAGCAAGTTTGGAACAGCTCCGTCTCAGTAAGAATCGTATTTCCAAAATACCTGCAGGTGCCCTCAGTAAGATGGGAAACCTGACCCTACTTGACCTCTACCACAACCAGGTGAAACTTTCTTTTTGGATGCACTTGTGTGTTCTCCGTGCATATTGTGTCAACATCCCCGTGACGTCTTCCTTCCCAGTTGAGCGACAATGACCTGGGCAGAAACACTTTCAAGGATTTGTCCAGCCTGATGCAGCTCAATTTGGCTCACAACGTGCTAAAAAAGATGCCCGCTGGCGTACCCAACAGCCTCGTGCAACTATTCCTCGACAAAAACCGTATCGAGGACATCCCAAAGCAAGTATACAGAGGCCGTGCGGCTATACAGTCAACAAAATCACATACAAAACTCGCTGGACTCAGAGAGCTTTAGATCAATTTCAATCACGTTAATAATTTTGAACAGCAGTGATAAAGAGTTGCAATGTACTGAGATCCATTTCTAATATTCTGATGTGTGTCGGAATACAACATTTTGAAAAAGTTTCTTCTCTATTCTTCTATTCAGAGACTACTTCCAAGGCCTCCCTCACCTGGCCTTTGTGAGGCTCAACTACAACCACCTGAGTGACAAAGGTGTCCCCACTGCCGTGTTCAACATCTCCAGTTTGCTGGACCTGCAGCTCTCTCACAACCACCTGGCCTCCATTCCTCTCTTCAGCGCTCACCTGGAGCATCTGCACCTCAATCACAACACCATTGAGAGTAAGGCCAAAGCACCTGGCTGGCATGCGTAGGCGCCATTATTTTTGGTTGCGTAATTCTACGACTTGTGCGGGGCATCAAGTTCAGGTTGTACCCTGCCTTTCGTCCAAAgtcaactgggataggctcaCCCGAAAGGATGAGCCGAATGGATGGGTGGAATTATACTACGATAGTCTGCTCTAAATCAAACAAGACAAAACTTGTGTCTTTAACGCTTTGGACGAATGACAGATTTCTCTATCAATTCAGTATCAACTTACAACACAAAATGTTTCCACACAAGCGTAAAAAATTTGAATAGTGGGGGTGTAAATCTTTACACTATGTACGTATAGAGTGGGCGGAAAATATCTGGTCATGAAAAATTGGTATTAAATTCCAGATTCCTATACCATCCATAATAATTCTTTAATACTTCAGAAATGCAAAATCAAATTGAGTCATTTCAACCATGCACTAAATTTGttagaaataaaaatgatcTGATTGTAGATAGTTTAAACATAATTAGAATTAGCATAAcattcaattttgttttttgttttaatagaaTCGCTTCTCCTAATGTCTGTAAATATGGTTTGCTGTTTCTATTTTTAGATTAATGCCTATGCCCAATTTCAACCTTGATAAATATAATTGTATTATATTTGGACTGACGCTAATTACACAGTATGAGTGTGTAAAGTTAAAACATATTATTATTGCCGCTCTTTCATTTGAACCTTCATAGTCCAAACTGTTTAGACTTCATCTGTGTAAACTAAAGCTGAGTTCAACGACATTCAACAGCCCGTAACAGTTACCAAAGATGTAATGAACATTTTGCAATGTTAACAAATCACCTTTGTTGTACCACACCTTATTTCCTCGCTATGATTTCATCCTCAACGAAAGTGCATTTTGAAATTACATAAATTTCCCCTATGTTTTGCAAATTTCTTGTGCTTTTCTTGGCTAGGCATCAACGGCACTCTAATTTGCCCACGCAGCCTGCAGGTCGACACGAGTGATCCCAGCCAGATCCCGAGGCTAAGGTGAGTCAAACACTTCTAACAGTTGGGAGCATAATGTGGTGAGTGGACATGTTAAGTCAGGCTACTGTTGCTTCAGGTACCTGCGCTTGGATGGAAATAAACTCAGCCCTCCCATACCGCTGGATGTCATCATGTGTTTTAGACACCTCTACTCCATTGTTATTTAGGGAAACAACCTTGAGGCAAGGAGGCGTGCACCGCTGTCACTCCAGGCGCTCCACACGTGCGTGCGCTTTGTGAAACTGTCTATGACGTAGTACTGCAAGGTTCCCCAAATTTCATTAACCTTCCAGGTAGATGTCTACATCAGGAGTTGCTTAAAAATATTATGATACACTTTActgtttatataaatgtatcagAGCttattgtattgtgttgttgtttgaagaaaaaaaaaatcaaaacaaatgctTGAAAAGCCTGAGAATACAAGTGCATTGATGGACACACTTCACATATGTAGTTAGTATCTTCATAAGTAGACCGggaaaaaataacattaaacGTTAACTACTGTGTAGTTGGAAGTGTCCTAAATGTGCATGCATTTTTCACGTTATTCCAAGTAAAATGTCATTATATTCCTTTTTCCTTGTGTAAAGCTTTGTACAAATAATAATTCAATGAATAAACATTGTATTGTACCTTCTTTTATTTAGAATTATTGATTGGAATCTTTTACGAGTTTTGAAATGTGTGAATAAATTGGATTTAAAGATTCTTTGTTAACCACCTTATAATATTGATAATAAAACgggttcattaaaaatatatgtaCTACACTTTACACAAGGACAAGTTCTCTCTTGTTTTCTTTGAGGGAAATGAAAGTGTGTGTTTGCAAAACAGGTATGACGGGGAAGAAGTGCTGCGTGGGAAATAATGACATCACTTGCGGCTCAACAAAAACATGTTATGGCAATTATGAAAGCAATTATCAAGAGTGTTAATAAAGGCTCAGTGTTGAATTTAAATATTCAGTCATTCATTCCTGAAATATTAAAAGCTCAACTGTATGGAAAACATATTTGCTATTATTTTGCTTTCAATTACTGTAGATTACAAAACACTGGCAACTTGGCATAGCCACTGAAAACGTGGGAGGGTGATCAATATAAATTGTCTGTTGTGTAATTCAACAACCTTAAGCTACATGGGGCTTTTGGCACTCAGGGCCCACGCTACTGTTAGGCGAGCTACGGCAGCAAAATCTTGAACCCACCTCAGCGTGCTCACTCCCCCACCCAAGTGTAGAAAACTTTAGGGGGCGCCAAAAAAGATAACTTGACAATTGGTGGTGGTGGGCAGCAAATATCCTGCctccactggcggagctagatggGGGATGCGGGGGCACTACCGCTCCCCTGAAATATACttgcaaaaaaaactaaaaaaaacgtttttctttctttaatttatttgtattttattaaacctacaaatgtgttagattattttgccggaccctgtataaTTAATTTTCATCTGCATTTTCTGAAGGATTTTGGGAGtttgtattaaaataaaaaactgttgCTTTGTTGACACCCTGAGCCATTTTGGGGGTTGTATTGTAGAGATAGATTATTTCCATTTTCCTTACCAGTGGCTACGTCACTGAGGTTAAATATTCTTGCAAAAGACTTACAACCATCATTAATTTAATTATAAGGAATGGGTGGTGATACTTAATAAAACCACAAATTTATTCAAACTTCTGCCATGTTCTATTCTTAGGCAGAGATAATTGCACTTGGCTCTAGACACTACAGAAACTATTAACCAAACAATATAGTTGCGTAATAGAACAAATGATTCTTCCAACTAGTGGAGTCGCCCTCTGCTGGCTAAGAGAAAAAACTGCAGCTATTAAATGCTGGCTGGATTTACAAACACAATGCAGCTGACTCTCTTCTACAAGGACATTATAATTATAATGACTATTTGTCATTGTTCATCTATTGTGTGGTGTGAGATAATGATTGCAGactttatgaaataaacatCAATGTGATTGAAGGCTCTTTTGTGTTTacaatgtgtcacaatgtgaataCTCTGTTGTGGTTTGACGAGTAAATTAAATGCAAAAATGAATGAACAACATTGAAGCTGGCAGAGGGCCAAGACTAGTAGCATTTCAATCCAAGCATTTTACATCTTGTCAGAGAGATGGAAAGTGAGCCAGTTTATTCATGACGCCTTTCTCCACGAGAATTTTTGAAAAATGGAATTAGCAGTTTAGCAAGTCCACTGGGTGTTTCCAATCCGAACTTGTCTGACTACAGTAAAGTCCCAAGACTGCTTTAtaaaaaatgtcttttaaaTGGATCCAAAAAGTATTTGATAATATCGAGCAGGCTATATTGTGACTAATTTGAGGCATaccaaatatataaataattgcattaaaaaaaagttggctTTGGATCATTTTATCGAATCTAGTGGTGGTGTTATTCTGCCGATCCAGAACCAGATTGATGTCACTGTATGAATGAGTCATTAAATAATTGTGTAATCCTTTTTAAAGGGCGATACCTGTTTCAACACTTCCTCCTAATCAGATTTTTGAAATGCATGGAATATACTATTGTTGTCAAAATCCCCCTGGCTGGACTATAAGAGGCAACAGGTAGCATGGAGGA contains the following coding sequences:
- the prelp gene encoding prolargin, which codes for MKAPTGLFSALVLLLLIGAVLTQRPRPRKPTRRPTTPRMPSVPQPEPQEPTDIPPLILGPPSPYPDCPRECLCSPSYPNSLNCENRNIRVIPVIPFRTYYLYLQNNYISEVVADAFVNATEIRWINLANNRIHRIDKQVFQKIPALLYLYAQQNQLKEVPSGLPASLEQLRLSKNRISKIPAGALSKMGNLTLLDLYHNQLSDNDLGRNTFKDLSSLMQLNLAHNVLKKMPAGVPNSLVQLFLDKNRIEDIPKDYFQGLPHLAFVRLNYNHLSDKGVPTAVFNISSLLDLQLSHNHLASIPLFSAHLEHLHLNHNTIESINGTLICPRSLQVDTSDPSQIPRLRYLRLDGNKLSPPIPLDVIMCFRHLYSIVI